In Methanobacterium sp., a genomic segment contains:
- a CDS encoding pyridoxamine 5'-phosphate oxidase family protein, with protein sequence MTMTEEMMDAIEKDLVFLATASSEGIPNVVPIGFARPIDNGSILIADNYMNKTRKNIEENPNVAIVTKDAQKNPFQFKGKAEIFESGKIFDEVVEWAQNVMTKLNPKAAIVVKLTEIYSVQPGPEAGKKVE encoded by the coding sequence ATGACCATGACTGAAGAAATGATGGATGCTATAGAAAAAGACTTAGTATTTCTTGCAACTGCCAGCAGCGAAGGTATTCCTAACGTGGTTCCAATTGGCTTTGCAAGGCCTATTGATAATGGAAGTATATTAATCGCTGACAACTACATGAACAAAACCCGGAAAAACATTGAAGAAAACCCTAATGTTGCCATCGTAACCAAGGATGCTCAGAAAAACCCTTTCCAATTTAAAGGTAAAGCTGAGATCTTTGAATCCGGTAAGATCTTTGATGAAGTGGTGGAATGGGCCCAGAACGTTATGACCAAACTTAATCCCAAAGCAGCCATAGTAGTTAAGTTAACTGAGATATATTCAGTACAGCCCGGTCCTGAAGCAGGAAAAAAGGTTGAATAG
- the cysS gene encoding cysteine--tRNA ligase: MITVYNTLSRRKEIFKPREGNRVKLFVCGPTVYDNSHIGHARTYISFDVIARYLKYRGYSVFYVQNITDIDDKIINRARETGEDTLQLARKFEEKYIEDMKSLGVENVNLYARATEHLNEIITQIKTLLNKGFAYETDSGVYFDESKFEDFGKLSNRNIEDLNVHRINPDTSKRNPGDFALWKKKDEKPYWDSPWGLGRPGWHIEDTAITEEYFGPQYDIHGGGLDLIFPHHEAEIAQMESASGEKPMVRYWMHTGFLNVKGEKMSKSLGNFITIKDLLEKYPPEVFRFFVLSTHYRSPIDFSQEILEQSQNGLKRIYKLTETIEDLLESDIPETGKKDAEHEKLVHETRKDFMEAMDNDFNTPFALSSIFDFIRDMNREINELNISKNTLDNIKEFITEIGNILGFEFVLNKSHGDATDELVNILIDVREKLREKKDYELSDEIRSKLNDLNIVIEDRKNYFQKK; encoded by the coding sequence ATGATAACTGTATATAACACTTTGTCCCGCAGGAAAGAGATTTTCAAGCCTCGTGAAGGAAACCGGGTAAAACTCTTTGTCTGTGGGCCAACAGTTTACGATAACTCACACATAGGTCACGCACGCACCTATATCTCATTTGATGTTATCGCCCGCTACCTGAAATACAGAGGTTATAGTGTTTTTTACGTACAAAACATCACCGATATCGACGATAAAATTATTAATCGGGCCAGAGAAACTGGGGAAGACACCCTTCAACTGGCACGGAAATTTGAGGAAAAATACATAGAGGATATGAAGTCTCTGGGTGTGGAAAATGTTAACCTCTATGCCAGGGCCACTGAACACCTAAACGAGATCATAACCCAAATAAAAACACTCCTCAATAAAGGATTCGCCTACGAAACAGATAGTGGGGTTTACTTTGATGAATCCAAGTTTGAAGATTTTGGTAAGCTTTCCAACCGTAACATTGAGGATTTAAATGTTCACCGCATAAATCCAGACACCAGCAAGCGCAACCCTGGAGATTTTGCACTTTGGAAAAAAAAAGATGAGAAACCATACTGGGATTCGCCATGGGGCCTAGGACGACCAGGATGGCATATAGAAGACACTGCAATAACTGAGGAATACTTCGGACCACAGTACGATATACACGGCGGAGGTCTGGATCTCATATTCCCACACCATGAAGCAGAAATAGCCCAGATGGAATCTGCATCCGGGGAAAAACCCATGGTTCGCTACTGGATGCACACTGGTTTCTTGAATGTTAAGGGGGAGAAGATGTCCAAATCCCTAGGAAACTTCATCACCATCAAGGACCTCCTGGAAAAATATCCACCAGAGGTATTCAGATTCTTTGTCTTATCCACTCATTACCGCAGCCCCATAGATTTCAGTCAGGAGATACTGGAACAATCACAAAACGGGCTTAAAAGAATATACAAACTTACCGAAACCATTGAAGATCTCTTAGAAAGTGATATTCCAGAAACTGGCAAAAAAGATGCAGAACATGAAAAATTAGTCCATGAAACCAGGAAAGATTTCATGGAAGCAATGGACAATGATTTTAACACACCATTTGCCCTTTCATCCATTTTCGATTTCATACGAGATATGAACAGGGAAATAAATGAATTGAACATTTCAAAAAATACATTGGATAATATTAAGGAATTTATAACCGAAATTGGCAATATTTTAGGTTTTGAATTTGTTTTGAATAAATCTCATGGCGATGCTACTGATGAACTGGTGAATATTCTCATTGATGTTAGGGAGAAACTTCGTGAGAAGAAGGATTATGAGCTTTCAGATGAAATCAGAAGCAAACTAAATGATCTGAATATTGTTATAGAAGACAGAAAGAATTATTTTCAAAAAAAGTAG
- a CDS encoding FAD-dependent oxidoreductase yields the protein MIYDVIVVGTGAGGSTVARELSMKGLDVLMLEKGDFIPSGAAAGEIKTVELILDQEEDGQKFIENSEKYEFLKYAGELMYIEGVGGTTPVSLANACYACTTCYSNSPTAQFKIHDLELFEELMEASRDMNVGPLPKTLTGPVTRKIWDAAEKLGYFVEPMPKFIDYSKCNNCGLCIAGCTQGAKWDATSFVEDAVKSGATLVTDFEVRNVRHSEGECSGVEGLDSDGNIKTYHAQRVVLAAGALNTPLILKNSQITDGVGQGLFTDLFITVGGFLKDASLNQELPMGIKSEFGAYFISPHFSGQLVPLIAEKGFNAQNKDVVGLMVKIADEANGSLNEDGSITKPLTSSDLKLLTEGYDKSVEILTEIGVDPSSIISTPIRGAHPGGTAAMGNVVDRSLETEVNGLFIADASVIPQAPGRPPILTITSLAKRLAKNIIHKALELKN from the coding sequence ATGATATACGATGTTATTGTAGTAGGAACCGGTGCCGGTGGATCAACGGTTGCACGTGAGCTTTCAATGAAAGGTCTTGATGTTTTAATGTTGGAGAAGGGAGACTTTATACCATCAGGTGCTGCAGCTGGAGAAATCAAAACTGTTGAATTAATTTTAGACCAAGAAGAGGATGGTCAAAAATTTATTGAAAACTCTGAAAAATATGAATTCCTGAAGTACGCAGGAGAACTGATGTATATTGAAGGTGTTGGTGGAACCACCCCTGTTTCACTGGCAAATGCCTGTTACGCCTGTACAACCTGTTATTCTAACTCTCCCACCGCCCAGTTCAAGATCCATGACCTGGAATTATTTGAAGAACTCATGGAAGCCAGCAGGGATATGAATGTTGGTCCACTTCCCAAGACACTGACTGGTCCTGTGACCCGTAAAATATGGGATGCTGCCGAGAAACTGGGTTACTTTGTAGAACCTATGCCTAAATTCATTGACTATTCTAAGTGTAACAACTGTGGACTCTGCATCGCTGGATGCACACAAGGAGCGAAATGGGATGCTACCAGTTTTGTTGAGGATGCTGTGAAATCCGGTGCAACACTGGTAACTGACTTTGAAGTTAGAAATGTCCGGCACAGTGAAGGAGAGTGTAGTGGAGTGGAGGGTTTAGATAGTGATGGAAATATCAAAACCTACCATGCCCAGAGAGTTGTGCTGGCAGCAGGAGCACTGAACACGCCCCTAATTTTAAAAAATAGCCAGATCACCGATGGAGTGGGACAGGGTCTTTTTACTGATTTATTCATTACTGTTGGTGGATTCCTAAAAGATGCTAGTCTAAACCAGGAGCTACCTATGGGAATTAAATCTGAATTTGGAGCATACTTTATATCACCACACTTCTCGGGCCAGCTGGTTCCATTAATAGCAGAAAAAGGTTTCAATGCCCAGAATAAAGATGTGGTGGGTTTAATGGTTAAGATTGCAGATGAGGCCAATGGTTCCCTGAATGAGGATGGTTCCATTACCAAACCCCTGACCAGTTCCGATTTGAAACTCTTAACTGAAGGCTATGATAAATCTGTGGAAATACTCACTGAGATAGGGGTGGATCCTTCTTCAATTATTTCCACACCCATAAGAGGAGCACATCCCGGTGGCACTGCTGCCATGGGCAATGTGGTGGACCGATCCCTAGAAACTGAGGTAAATGGTCTTTTTATTGCTGATGCCAGTGTTATACCCCAGGCACCCGGAAGACCGCCAATATTAACCATCACTTCCCTTGCTAAACGATTGGCTAAAAACATTATTCATAAGGCCCTTGAATTAAAAAATTAA
- the hdrC gene encoding ferredoxin:CoB-CoM heterodisulfide reductase subunit HdrC, giving the protein MRTLKLNEDSSKLANEVINDLKASPSLELFKCIQCGMCTSLCPGARYSDYNPRKMVKRVLDGDESVVFDDDIWNCFYCYTCHSVCPANNSASVVNQILRQMAINEGKQTERLAAFLTYGDSFLEIGIGSIPAAFFDVLVKDFGPKWLDLKMNLDSVRKDLGLGPVTLPEDSIEEIDEILNVTGFTRKMEKIRGSK; this is encoded by the coding sequence ATGAGAACTCTTAAGCTCAATGAGGATTCCTCTAAACTTGCCAATGAGGTAATCAACGATTTAAAAGCATCACCTTCCCTTGAACTGTTTAAATGCATCCAGTGCGGAATGTGCACTTCACTATGTCCCGGAGCGCGTTACAGTGATTACAACCCCCGGAAAATGGTTAAAAGGGTGCTGGACGGGGATGAAAGTGTTGTATTTGATGATGATATATGGAACTGTTTCTACTGCTATACTTGTCATAGTGTATGTCCGGCCAACAACAGTGCCAGTGTGGTGAACCAGATATTACGACAAATGGCCATTAATGAAGGGAAACAAACTGAGAGACTTGCTGCATTTTTAACATATGGAGACAGTTTCCTGGAGATAGGGATAGGCTCTATCCCTGCAGCATTTTTTGATGTACTAGTCAAGGATTTTGGACCAAAATGGCTTGATCTTAAAATGAACCTGGATAGCGTGCGGAAGGACTTGGGTCTGGGACCAGTTACGCTACCTGAAGATTCCATTGAAGAAATAGATGAAATTCTCAATGTAACAGGATTCACCAGGAAAATGGAGAAAATAAGGGGATCCAAATGA
- the hdrB gene encoding ferredoxin:CoB-CoM heterodisulfide reductase subunit HdrB, whose product MKKIPDKDILLFKSCLVSVEYPGVESSTTFLFDKLGVRYHRDERQSCCTGLGHYYDLFDQLSTTTLAARNFWVVRDSGNPNIAVMCATCYAILKKSAEILNQDAEAREKINGLLEEAGLGKMVYHKGDIDPHKNIFHAAEILYNKRELFEDSSQLDFSQFNIATHHACHYCKVHYEDTVAGVRHPMLIDEMVASCGVDTVGWYDQKRLTCGAGFRQRFTNNELSLSVTAEKLMSLKENQTDIMLHMCPNCQMQFDRYQPVIEKKLDEKFNIFHLNISQFLALNMGADPYKVAGIQTHTVPVEPLLKKLGIEPVKSPVESEKIKMDH is encoded by the coding sequence ATGAAGAAAATACCTGATAAAGATATTTTGTTATTTAAAAGTTGTCTGGTGAGTGTGGAGTATCCTGGTGTGGAATCATCAACTACCTTCCTATTTGATAAACTGGGTGTGAGATACCATCGTGATGAACGTCAGTCCTGCTGCACAGGCCTAGGACATTACTACGATCTTTTTGACCAGCTTTCCACTACCACCCTGGCTGCCCGGAATTTTTGGGTTGTACGAGACTCCGGTAACCCCAACATAGCAGTGATGTGCGCCACTTGTTATGCCATTTTAAAAAAATCTGCTGAAATCCTGAATCAGGATGCTGAAGCCCGGGAGAAGATTAACGGACTCCTGGAAGAAGCAGGTCTGGGTAAAATGGTCTATCATAAGGGTGATATCGACCCTCATAAAAATATCTTCCACGCTGCTGAGATTCTCTATAATAAAAGGGAGTTATTTGAAGATTCATCCCAACTGGATTTCTCACAATTCAATATTGCCACCCACCACGCCTGCCATTACTGTAAGGTGCACTATGAAGATACTGTGGCCGGGGTTAGACATCCCATGCTCATTGATGAGATGGTTGCTTCCTGTGGTGTGGATACTGTAGGATGGTATGACCAGAAACGCCTTACCTGTGGTGCTGGTTTCCGTCAGCGATTCACCAACAATGAGCTTTCCCTCAGTGTGACTGCTGAAAAACTCATGAGTCTCAAGGAGAACCAGACTGATATAATGTTGCACATGTGTCCCAACTGCCAGATGCAGTTTGACCGTTACCAGCCCGTTATTGAAAAGAAATTGGATGAGAAATTCAACATATTTCATCTGAACATATCCCAGTTTTTAGCCCTTAATATGGGAGCTGACCCTTACAAAGTGGCGGGAATTCAGACCCACACTGTTCCTGTGGAACCACTCTTAAAAAAACTGGGTATTGAACCAGTTAAAAGTCCTGTTGAATCTGAAAAAATAAAGATGGACCATTGA
- a CDS encoding sulfurtransferase TusA family protein, translated as MAEQKVDVKGETCPVPLVEARKALRKAAPGDIVEIEGTHPASKKEIPMAVEALGLELVDIQEKNGIWTIKIRK; from the coding sequence ATGGCTGAACAAAAAGTAGATGTTAAAGGTGAAACCTGTCCTGTGCCATTAGTTGAAGCCCGAAAAGCACTCCGAAAAGCAGCTCCAGGAGATATTGTGGAGATAGAAGGAACCCACCCTGCTTCAAAGAAGGAAATACCCATGGCCGTTGAAGCTCTGGGTTTAGAATTAGTGGATATCCAGGAGAAAAATGGAATATGGACCATTAAAATCCGCAAGTAG
- a CDS encoding DsrE/DsrF/DrsH-like family protein yields the protein MTDKTTIIVHSGDLDKIYSALIVANGALSMGMDASLYFTFWGLERLKKGGLDKGPLSKMNMLGLGRKMIQSRMKKANVAPLERLIQDYKELGGKIIACEMTMEIMGVTKEELRQELIDEYGAVGTYIQEARDSKITLFI from the coding sequence ATGACGGATAAAACAACAATCATCGTTCACAGTGGAGATTTGGATAAGATCTACAGTGCCCTGATAGTGGCTAATGGTGCCCTTTCCATGGGTATGGATGCATCACTGTACTTTACATTCTGGGGACTGGAACGCCTTAAAAAAGGTGGGCTGGATAAAGGTCCCCTGTCCAAAATGAACATGCTAGGACTGGGTCGCAAGATGATCCAGAGCCGAATGAAAAAAGCCAATGTAGCACCTCTAGAAAGACTCATACAGGACTATAAAGAACTTGGTGGTAAAATTATAGCCTGTGAAATGACCATGGAGATCATGGGAGTAACCAAAGAAGAACTGCGCCAGGAACTAATAGATGAATACGGTGCAGTAGGCACTTACATACAGGAAGCCAGAGATTCTAAAATAACCCTATTTATCTAA
- a CDS encoding cysteine desulfurase family protein, producing MFENYTYLDNASITRLDERVFEEMKPYFFDIYAIPTSESGYSMGVEAREVLEKSRETIAEKLNAQSSELIFTSGYTESSNIALKGVALALEKKKGNHIIVSKIEDYSVLNTAKALEKQGFKVTYLEVDQYGLVDSDVLNEQITSETILVSIQHANQEIGTLQDIKALGEVCKDNGVLFHTDVTHTFTRTPLDLEKTSVDLATISAHTIHGPAGIGALYISKGTPITKWMDGGFQESNRRAGLENIPGAVGFARASQLVTPEENQKMEKMRNHLIERILSEVPKSILNGHDVKRVPQNANITFEYVEGESITLHLDMRGFAVSTGSACFSRSLDPSHVILGIGGDHERAHGSVRFTLGRFTTPEQIDAACDAVTTVVENLRKISPLGNQ from the coding sequence ATGTTCGAAAACTATACATATCTGGATAATGCTTCAATCACCCGTTTAGATGAACGGGTTTTTGAGGAAATGAAACCTTATTTTTTTGATATCTATGCCATTCCCACTTCAGAATCAGGTTATTCCATGGGTGTGGAAGCTAGGGAAGTCCTGGAAAAAAGCAGAGAAACTATAGCTGAGAAATTAAATGCTCAGAGCTCAGAATTAATTTTCACTTCAGGCTACACTGAATCAAGTAACATTGCACTTAAAGGAGTTGCATTGGCCCTTGAAAAGAAGAAAGGAAACCATATAATCGTATCCAAAATTGAAGATTACTCGGTTTTAAACACTGCCAAAGCCCTTGAAAAACAGGGATTTAAAGTGACTTACTTGGAAGTTGACCAGTACGGACTGGTTGACTCTGATGTCTTAAATGAGCAGATCACCTCTGAAACGATCCTGGTCTCAATTCAACATGCTAATCAGGAAATTGGTACTCTACAGGACATTAAAGCTCTTGGTGAAGTCTGCAAGGATAATGGAGTGCTCTTCCATACCGATGTCACCCACACATTTACCAGGACACCACTGGATCTTGAAAAAACATCAGTGGATCTGGCAACCATTTCCGCCCACACCATCCATGGACCAGCAGGTATTGGTGCACTGTACATAAGTAAAGGAACGCCAATTACCAAATGGATGGATGGTGGTTTCCAGGAATCAAACCGTCGAGCTGGTCTGGAGAATATCCCGGGTGCAGTTGGTTTTGCCAGGGCAAGCCAGCTGGTAACTCCTGAGGAGAACCAAAAAATGGAAAAAATGCGTAATCATCTTATCGAAAGAATACTCTCTGAAGTGCCAAAATCAATTTTAAATGGTCATGATGTTAAGAGGGTTCCACAAAATGCCAATATAACCTTTGAATATGTGGAAGGTGAATCCATAACTCTGCACCTGGATATGCGCGGTTTTGCAGTGAGCACAGGTTCTGCCTGTTTCAGCCGCTCCTTGGATCCCAGCCATGTTATTCTGGGTATTGGTGGAGATCATGAAAGAGCCCATGGATCAGTGCGTTTTACACTGGGACGTTTCACCACACCTGAACAGATAGATGCTGCCTGTGATGCAGTGACCACCGTGGTGGAAAACCTCAGGAAAATCAGCCCCCTGGGAAACCAATGA
- a CDS encoding MalY/PatB family protein, protein MSRKNTDSLKWDVQKSIFGRDDLIPLWVADMDFPVAQPVIDALKKRAEHPFYGYTQAGSSVRDAVVERMEKKFQWEIDPEWVVFTPGVVPALHVAVRSLTHPGDEIVLQEPAYHPFFPVVRNSGCHIASNPLKLVNGRYEMDYSDLESKFQSRKERSHGQGRAKAIIFCNPHNPVGRLWKQDEIIKMGETVIGNGGIVISDEIHCEIVFKGRKHVSFATISPEFQENSIICMSPSKTFNLAGLEVSSIIIPNKKLRNGFLNAMDGIVPQPNLFGYIALEAAYREGDDWLEQVLEYLEGNLEFLTRYFERKIPRIDIIETEGTYLAWLDCRKLGMNNESLRTFMRDVAKVAVEDGYIFGKSGSGFVRMNFALPRSILEDGLKRIEDAVLKL, encoded by the coding sequence ATTAGCCGGAAAAATACTGATTCTTTGAAGTGGGATGTTCAAAAATCCATATTCGGACGTGATGATCTCATCCCACTGTGGGTGGCGGATATGGACTTCCCTGTTGCCCAGCCAGTTATTGATGCACTTAAAAAACGTGCGGAGCATCCTTTTTATGGTTACACCCAGGCTGGCTCCAGTGTCAGGGATGCAGTTGTAGAGAGAATGGAGAAGAAATTCCAGTGGGAAATAGATCCAGAATGGGTGGTATTCACCCCCGGTGTAGTGCCTGCACTTCATGTTGCTGTTCGTTCCCTCACCCACCCTGGAGATGAAATTGTACTCCAGGAACCTGCTTATCATCCCTTTTTTCCAGTGGTTAGAAATAGTGGCTGCCACATAGCAAGTAACCCCCTTAAACTGGTCAATGGTCGTTATGAAATGGATTACTCTGACCTAGAAAGTAAATTCCAATCCAGAAAAGAAAGATCACATGGGCAGGGACGTGCCAAAGCAATTATATTCTGCAATCCCCATAACCCGGTAGGACGCCTCTGGAAACAGGATGAAATAATTAAAATGGGAGAAACGGTCATTGGAAATGGAGGAATAGTGATCTCCGATGAGATACACTGCGAAATAGTGTTTAAAGGCCGAAAACACGTATCTTTTGCCACTATTTCCCCTGAGTTTCAGGAAAACTCAATAATCTGTATGTCCCCAAGTAAAACATTTAACCTGGCAGGGTTGGAGGTTTCATCCATTATAATTCCCAACAAAAAACTCAGGAATGGGTTTTTAAACGCCATGGATGGAATTGTACCCCAGCCTAACCTGTTCGGTTACATTGCCCTGGAAGCTGCCTACAGGGAGGGTGATGACTGGCTGGAACAGGTGCTGGAGTACCTGGAGGGGAACCTTGAATTTTTAACCAGATACTTTGAAAGGAAGATTCCAAGGATTGATATAATTGAAACAGAAGGGACTTATCTGGCCTGGCTTGATTGCAGAAAACTGGGCATGAATAATGAAAGTCTCAGAACTTTCATGAGGGATGTGGCAAAAGTAGCAGTTGAAGATGGGTACATCTTTGGAAAATCAGGTAGTGGTTTTGTAAGGATGAATTTCGCACTTCCCCGGTCTATTCTGGAGGATGGTTTAAAAAGAATTGAAGATGCTGTGCTTAAGTTATAA
- a CDS encoding Lrp/AsnC ligand binding domain-containing protein → MAKSFILVDAEISKIKDVSSELDKTGLEVYPLFGDHDFIVITEFGDSKTTADNLLEKIHPIDGVVKTKTLVGSDIS, encoded by the coding sequence ATGGCTAAAAGTTTCATACTGGTGGATGCAGAAATCAGCAAGATTAAAGATGTTTCCAGTGAACTGGATAAGACAGGTTTAGAAGTTTATCCTCTGTTTGGTGACCATGATTTCATTGTTATCACTGAGTTCGGAGATTCAAAAACCACTGCAGATAATCTACTGGAAAAAATCCACCCCATTGATGGAGTTGTGAAAACCAAAACTTTAGTCGGTTCAGATATTTCATAA
- the hdrA gene encoding ferredoxin:CoB-CoM heterodisulfide reductase subunit HdrA, with protein sequence MNENDFALNPAKENLKVGVFLCRCGGNISDNVDMEKLRSSLDATVVEEFENLCSINGRKLIRDSIIDKHLDRVVVAACSPVTHEKTFQKYVKPLNPYLMQMANIREQCSWVHSDTGKATAKAISLTAAAVEKAKYSEPITPLLRRTKKSAAVIGGGISGITTALSLARQGIKTRIIEEKSTIGGSMVKIGKVFSPEKLAEECAMCLLNPLVNEAVENKNIKILTKTKLLRAERRAGNFNLIVEKRPGFVKEERCIACGSCAEVCPVEVPNSWNEGMTIRKAIYKSFPQAVPDVYTIDDKNCIQCGACQETCKMDAIDFSMETEVLPINVGSVIIATGHKGFDLSKRPEYGYGRFPDVVSQMELARIMGVNGPTEGKLLRPSNGEIPKRVVMIQCTGSRDEKPDGNPYCSKVCCMVAMKHANVIKHYYPETEVIICYTDMRTPGMYEKYLRYGQTKGIKLIRGRAGEVTRKNGNLVVRVEESLEHSPLEIETDMVVLSEAMEPSVGTRQVAQLLDVGLTEDMFIRESHPKIKPVNTDVEGIYVCGTAQGPKDITDSVSQANAAAAKVAELMNGNLEVEPFVATINTSQCDLCKKCMDICKYKAIYVQEDNLAIDPIACKGCGICLSQCPEEAISIMGNADEKLFAIISGVLKTKERGERIILTFLDSVGYLAADNMGINKISYPESIRIIKLPSSNRLMAKHILYAFEKGADGIFLGEYPDDLMYPQMKEKVKHLKGVLGENNINPNRLTLHRVYIPYFRGLANKLTLFDQEIISLNPEHHETDGSAKVLDEPLE encoded by the coding sequence GTGAATGAAAATGATTTTGCTTTAAACCCTGCCAAGGAAAATCTTAAAGTAGGTGTTTTCCTGTGCCGCTGTGGTGGTAACATCTCAGACAACGTGGACATGGAAAAACTCCGCTCATCCTTAGATGCCACGGTAGTGGAAGAATTCGAGAACTTATGCTCAATCAATGGCCGTAAACTCATCAGAGATTCCATTATAGATAAACATCTTGACCGGGTGGTGGTGGCAGCATGTTCCCCTGTTACCCACGAGAAGACATTCCAGAAATATGTCAAACCATTAAACCCCTACCTGATGCAAATGGCCAATATCCGTGAACAGTGCTCCTGGGTACACTCAGACACCGGGAAAGCCACAGCTAAAGCTATTTCATTAACAGCAGCTGCTGTTGAAAAAGCCAAATACTCAGAACCCATCACCCCATTACTGCGACGTACAAAAAAGAGTGCAGCAGTTATTGGTGGTGGGATATCTGGAATCACCACTGCCCTTTCACTGGCAAGGCAGGGAATAAAAACACGGATCATTGAAGAAAAATCCACTATTGGCGGATCCATGGTTAAAATTGGTAAAGTCTTTTCTCCTGAAAAGCTGGCAGAAGAATGTGCCATGTGTCTTTTAAACCCACTGGTTAACGAGGCTGTAGAAAACAAAAACATCAAAATATTAACCAAAACCAAGCTTTTAAGGGCAGAACGTAGAGCAGGGAACTTCAATTTAATAGTGGAAAAAAGACCAGGGTTTGTAAAGGAAGAACGATGCATTGCCTGTGGAAGCTGTGCAGAAGTATGTCCGGTGGAAGTGCCCAACTCCTGGAATGAAGGTATGACCATACGCAAGGCCATATACAAATCTTTCCCTCAGGCAGTTCCTGATGTGTACACCATTGATGATAAAAACTGTATACAGTGTGGAGCATGCCAGGAAACATGCAAAATGGATGCCATTGACTTTTCAATGGAAACAGAAGTCTTACCAATAAATGTGGGCTCAGTTATCATAGCCACCGGTCATAAAGGTTTTGACCTGAGTAAAAGACCAGAATATGGATATGGGAGGTTTCCAGATGTGGTTTCTCAAATGGAACTGGCCCGTATCATGGGTGTAAACGGTCCCACCGAAGGGAAATTATTGCGACCATCCAATGGCGAGATACCCAAAAGGGTGGTTATGATTCAGTGCACTGGCTCCCGTGATGAAAAACCAGATGGAAACCCATACTGTTCCAAGGTCTGCTGTATGGTGGCTATGAAACACGCCAATGTCATTAAACATTACTATCCTGAAACTGAAGTCATAATCTGTTACACTGATATGAGAACTCCAGGAATGTATGAAAAATATTTACGATACGGACAGACTAAAGGTATTAAATTGATTCGTGGCCGAGCAGGAGAAGTTACCCGGAAAAATGGAAACCTGGTGGTAAGGGTAGAAGAAAGCCTTGAGCACAGTCCACTGGAAATTGAAACAGACATGGTGGTTTTATCTGAAGCCATGGAACCCTCTGTAGGCACCCGGCAAGTAGCACAATTACTGGATGTGGGTTTAACCGAAGATATGTTCATCAGAGAGAGCCATCCAAAAATAAAACCGGTTAACACTGATGTTGAGGGTATTTATGTTTGCGGAACTGCCCAGGGACCGAAAGATATTACAGACAGTGTTTCTCAGGCTAACGCTGCTGCGGCTAAGGTTGCAGAACTGATGAACGGCAACCTTGAGGTAGAACCCTTCGTGGCCACCATTAACACTTCCCAGTGCGATCTATGTAAAAAATGTATGGATATCTGTAAGTACAAGGCCATTTATGTTCAGGAAGATAACTTGGCCATTGACCCTATTGCCTGTAAAGGATGTGGTATCTGCCTTTCCCAGTGCCCTGAAGAAGCCATTAGCATCATGGGAAATGCTGATGAAAAATTATTTGCCATTATTTCCGGTGTTCTTAAAACAAAAGAAAGGGGTGAACGCATAATACTCACCTTCCTGGATAGTGTGGGATACCTGGCAGCAGATAACATGGGCATTAACAAGATAAGCTACCCGGAATCTATCCGAATAATCAAACTCCCATCATCAAACCGTTTAATGGCTAAACACATTTTATATGCCTTCGAAAAAGGTGCCGATGGCATATTTTTAGGGGAATATCCTGATGATCTCATGTACCCCCAAATGAAAGAAAAAGTAAAACACTTAAAAGGAGTCCTGGGTGAAAACAATATAAATCCAAATCGTTTAACTCTTCACAGAGTGTACATACCCTATTTCAGGGGATTGGCCAATAAATTAACACTTTTTGATCAGGAAATTATTTCTCTAAACCCGGAACATCACGAGACGGATGGTAGTGCGAAGGTTCTGGATGAACCTCTTGAATAA